The bacterium genome window below encodes:
- the cdaA gene encoding diadenylate cyclase CdaA has protein sequence MRFFSVLGWRDFVEILVLAVIFYRVFLFIKGTRTIQVMKGLFIIVLVALLAKIMNLYTISWILEKVLAIGVIAILIVFQPELRRALSRIGQNPLNISLQEDELIDEIVKSVNMLSRKNIGALIVIGREIGLKDYMETGVRINAKVTSELLSSIFTPNSPLHDGAVIIERGELVAASCILPLVELPNIGRVLGTRHRAALSLTKETDATVIVVSEETGGISVAIRRKLTRDIDGITLRKILHNLYAPSEKSKKAFWIWKRNK, from the coding sequence ATAAGGTTTTTTTCGGTTTTAGGCTGGCGAGATTTTGTAGAAATTCTTGTATTGGCTGTTATTTTCTATAGAGTCTTTTTGTTTATTAAAGGCACCAGAACTATCCAGGTTATGAAGGGACTCTTTATCATTGTGCTTGTTGCGCTTTTGGCAAAGATTATGAATTTATACACGATAAGCTGGATACTTGAGAAAGTATTAGCTATAGGCGTAATAGCCATCTTAATTGTTTTTCAACCTGAATTAAGGCGTGCTCTTTCAAGAATAGGACAGAATCCACTTAATATATCCTTGCAAGAAGATGAGTTAATAGACGAAATAGTAAAATCTGTAAATATGCTTTCCAGAAAGAATATTGGTGCGCTTATTGTAATTGGTCGTGAAATTGGTCTGAAAGATTATATGGAAACAGGTGTTCGTATAAATGCTAAAGTTACAAGTGAACTGTTAAGCAGTATTTTTACTCCTAATTCACCGCTTCACGATGGCGCAGTCATAATTGAGCGAGGAGAACTTGTCGCTGCAAGCTGTATTCTGCCTCTTGTAGAACTGCCTAATATCGGGAGAGTGCTGGGAACCAGACATAGAGCTGCCTTGAGTTTAACAAAAGAGACTGATGCAACAGTAATTGTAGTATCAGAAGAAACTGGAGGTATCTCTGTTGCAATAAGGAGAAAGCTGACACGTGATATAGATGGTATTACTTTGAGAAAAATATTGCATAACTTATATGCTCCTAGTGAGAAAAGCAAAAAAGCTTTCTGGATATGGAAGAGAAATAAGTAA